One region of Quercus lobata isolate SW786 chromosome 2, ValleyOak3.0 Primary Assembly, whole genome shotgun sequence genomic DNA includes:
- the LOC115956984 gene encoding uncharacterized protein LOC115956984, producing the protein MQLLIEAIDMFLVGTAMLIFGMGLYVMFVGTKTMKEKGSGLSESNFFGLFYLKSIPTWVGMQSVSQAKSKIGHAVMMILQVGVLDKLKSVPVVTGLDLACVAGAVFISSACIYLLSKLSVGSTMEDL; encoded by the exons ACATGTTCCTAGTAGGAACCGCCATGCTTATTTTCGGGATGGGCTTGTACGTCATGTTTGTTGGAACAAAGACAATGAAAGAAAAGGGGTCAGGGCTTTCGGAATCAAACTTCTTTGGACTCTTCTATTTGAAG TCAATACCAACATGGGTTGGGATGCAATCAGTTTCTCAAGCCAAATCGAAAATCGGCCATGCTGTGATGATGATACTTCAAGTGGGAGTGTTGGACAAGCTAAAGAGTGTACCTGTGGTTACGGGGTTGGATCTTGCATGTGTTGCCGGGGCTGTGTTTATTTCTTCGGCTTGCATCTACCTTCTCTCTAAACTCTCTGTCGGAAGTACTATGGAAGATTTGTAA